One window of Mesorhizobium sp. WSM4904 genomic DNA carries:
- the glyS gene encoding glycine--tRNA ligase subunit beta: MPDLLLELRSEEIPARMQRKAAGDLRKMLTDGLVEAGLTYEAAREYWTPRRLALDIRGLTPRSKDIREEIKGPSTTAPEQAVQGFLRKAGLASIAEAHVHSDPKKGDFYVAHISKPGRAAEEIIAELVPGIIKNFPWPKSMRWGPASARPGSLRWVRPLQSIVCTFGPETEEPVVVDFEIDGIRSGNVTYGHRFHAPGPITVRRFDDYSAKLEAAKVVLDADRRKEIILADARNIAFANGLDLVEDEGLLEEVSGLVEWPVVLMGEFEQDFLTIPAEVIRLTIRANQKCFVTRLHGAAEDLSNRFILVANIEATDGGKEIAYGNGKVVRARLSDALYFWKTDQGDLPDLDQLQESAAKFDLDLKKPLDQRMARLDHLNVTFHAKLGTQGARVARIKRLAEELAPVMVRSISPLEGEMAGRPEGVASAGATHSGLGKKEEVGASRETTPSVAFGDISPSRGEITALVVRASVLAKADLQTEVVGEFPELQGAMGRKYALLQGEHPSVAAAAEEHYKPQGPSDRVPTDPVSVAVALADKFDTLSGFWAIDEKPTGSKDPFALRRAALGVVRILIENRIRMGLTSIFSKAFANFTGGADQMSDLLAFFHDRLKVYLRESGARYDLIDAVLSAGSRPISPLVGEMSAKPTEGGAVPPAPHSVAPPSALPGISPTRGEIGQSPNDDLLQIVRRVEALGSFLDSEDGKNLLAGTKRAANILAAEEKKKTLIAETVEPALFREDAEKKLYAAMNQAEKEAGQAIQNEDFSAAMLALSVLREPVDSFFEGVLVNDEDQAVRANRLALLARIRAATDQVADFSKIVG, from the coding sequence ATGCCCGACCTACTCCTAGAACTCCGCTCGGAAGAGATCCCCGCCCGCATGCAGCGCAAAGCAGCCGGCGATCTCAGGAAGATGCTGACCGACGGTCTGGTCGAGGCGGGTCTTACCTATGAGGCGGCGCGCGAATACTGGACGCCGCGGCGCCTGGCGCTCGACATCCGTGGGCTAACGCCGCGCTCGAAGGACATTCGCGAGGAGATCAAGGGTCCGTCGACCACGGCGCCCGAGCAGGCGGTGCAGGGTTTCCTGCGCAAGGCAGGTCTCGCCTCGATCGCCGAGGCGCATGTCCATTCGGATCCCAAGAAGGGCGACTTTTACGTCGCCCACATCTCGAAACCGGGCCGGGCGGCCGAAGAGATCATCGCCGAGCTGGTGCCGGGCATCATCAAGAACTTCCCCTGGCCGAAATCGATGCGCTGGGGGCCGGCCTCGGCCAGGCCAGGCTCGCTGCGCTGGGTGCGGCCGCTGCAGTCGATCGTCTGCACCTTCGGGCCGGAGACAGAAGAGCCGGTGGTGGTCGATTTCGAGATCGACGGCATCCGTTCCGGCAACGTCACCTATGGCCACCGCTTCCACGCGCCGGGCCCGATCACCGTTCGCCGCTTCGACGACTATTCGGCCAAGCTCGAGGCGGCCAAGGTCGTTCTCGATGCCGACCGTCGCAAGGAGATCATCCTGGCGGATGCGCGCAACATCGCCTTTGCCAACGGTCTCGACCTCGTCGAGGACGAAGGCCTGCTGGAGGAAGTTTCCGGCCTGGTCGAATGGCCGGTCGTGCTGATGGGCGAATTCGAGCAGGATTTTCTCACCATTCCGGCCGAGGTCATCCGCCTCACCATCCGCGCCAACCAGAAATGCTTCGTCACCCGGCTGCACGGCGCCGCCGAGGACCTCTCCAACCGCTTCATCCTCGTCGCCAACATCGAGGCGACCGATGGCGGCAAGGAGATCGCCTACGGCAACGGCAAGGTGGTGCGGGCGCGGCTCTCCGATGCGCTCTATTTCTGGAAGACCGATCAGGGCGATCTGCCGGACCTCGACCAGTTGCAAGAATCCGCGGCAAAGTTCGACCTGGACCTGAAGAAGCCGCTCGACCAACGCATGGCGCGGCTCGACCACCTCAATGTGACCTTCCATGCCAAGCTCGGCACGCAGGGCGCACGGGTTGCGCGCATCAAGCGGCTGGCTGAGGAGTTGGCGCCGGTGATGGTGAGGTCGATCTCCCCCCTCGAGGGGGAGATGGCCGGCAGGCCAGAGGGGGTCGCTTCAGCTGGCGCGACGCATTCTGGCCTTGGCAAGAAAGAGGAAGTCGGCGCTTCACGCGAGACGACCCCCTCTGTCGCCTTCGGCGACATCTCCCCCTCGAGAGGGGAGATTACCGCGCTTGTCGTCCGCGCGTCGGTGCTCGCCAAGGCCGACCTGCAGACCGAGGTGGTCGGCGAGTTCCCCGAGCTGCAGGGCGCCATGGGCCGCAAATACGCGTTGCTTCAGGGTGAGCATCCATCCGTGGCCGCGGCCGCCGAGGAGCACTACAAGCCGCAAGGCCCGTCCGACCGGGTGCCAACCGATCCCGTGTCGGTTGCCGTAGCGCTTGCCGACAAGTTCGACACGTTGAGCGGCTTCTGGGCAATTGACGAGAAGCCGACCGGCAGCAAGGATCCCTTCGCGCTGCGGCGCGCGGCACTTGGCGTGGTCAGGATTTTGATCGAGAACCGCATTCGCATGGGGCTGACCTCGATCTTCTCCAAGGCCTTTGCGAACTTCACGGGCGGTGCCGACCAGATGTCGGACCTCCTTGCCTTCTTCCACGATCGCCTGAAGGTCTACCTGCGTGAAAGCGGCGCACGGTATGACTTGATCGATGCCGTGCTGTCGGCGGGCTCGCGCCCGATCTCCCCCCTTGTGGGGGAGATGTCGGCGAAGCCGACAGAGGGGGGCGCTGTCCCGCCGGCCCCTCATTCTGTCGCGCCCCCCTCTGCCCTGCCGGGCATCTCCCCCACAAGGGGGGAGATCGGCCAATCGCCGAACGATGACCTCCTGCAGATCGTCCGCCGCGTCGAGGCGCTGGGCTCCTTCCTCGACAGCGAGGACGGCAAGAACCTGCTCGCCGGCACCAAGCGCGCCGCCAACATCCTGGCCGCCGAGGAGAAGAAGAAAACGCTCATCGCCGAAACCGTTGAGCCGGCTCTGTTCCGCGAGGACGCGGAAAAGAAGCTCTATGCCGCGATGAATCAGGCCGAGAAGGAAGCCGGCCAAGCGATTCAAAACGAAGATTTTTCCGCCGCCATGCTGGCGCTTAGCGTTTTGCGTGAACCGGTTGATTCATTCTTTGAAGGCGTTCTCGTGAATGATGAGGACCAGGCCGTGCGCGCCAACCGCCTTGCGCTGCTTGCCCGCATCCGCGCCGCTACCGACCAGGTCGCCGATTTTTCAAAAATCGTCGGCTGA
- a CDS encoding DUF6101 family protein, whose translation MNTGLKPVWAGRNMRLDPFRLPQMVSYATRDDYGDVTFTIDQRGAVIRRMLEMSGLPAIIALPANAFRGVAARAMEDPDGNVTVTLELLHNDPMLSVPLLVADDLDDVAADWRAWADAYRLPMLLIEADGIARTLEESLGAAIKALPPQERRKGRVSNMRRPRFLARRRTGNLGLRLVIGGEEIIARE comes from the coding sequence ATGAACACTGGACTGAAGCCAGTCTGGGCGGGGCGCAACATGCGTCTCGACCCGTTTCGCCTGCCGCAGATGGTGAGCTATGCCACGCGCGACGACTATGGCGATGTTACCTTCACGATCGATCAGCGTGGCGCCGTCATCCGGCGCATGCTGGAGATGAGCGGCCTGCCGGCGATCATCGCGCTGCCAGCCAATGCGTTCCGCGGCGTCGCCGCCCGCGCCATGGAAGATCCGGACGGCAACGTCACCGTGACGCTGGAACTTTTGCACAATGATCCGATGCTGTCGGTGCCGCTTCTGGTCGCCGACGATCTCGACGACGTCGCCGCCGACTGGCGCGCCTGGGCCGATGCCTATCGCCTGCCGATGCTGTTGATCGAGGCCGACGGCATCGCCCGCACGCTGGAAGAATCGCTCGGCGCCGCCATCAAGGCGCTGCCGCCGCAGGAACGCCGCAAGGGCCGCGTATCCAACATGCGCCGTCCGCGCTTCCTCGCCCGCCGCAGGACCGGCAATCTCGGCCTGAGGCTCGTCATCGGCGGCGAGGAGATCATCGCGCGGGAGTAG
- a CDS encoding L-threonylcarbamoyladenylate synthase, whose translation MAEILAVGEAMERALTLLEAGDVVAIPTETVYGLAGDATNGVAVARIFEAKGRPRFNPLIAHVADLAMANRIAEFDPLSTKLARAFWPGPLTLVLPQRAENNMHPLVTAGLDTIALRMPRGFGGELIARLGRPLAAPSANSSGKISATTAQAVEADLGGKIKLVVDGGATPVGLESTIVKIEDDKLRLLRPGGIAAREIEAIAGAKIVRGAAGIQAPGMLASHYAPGASVRLNADRVAGGEALLAFGRDRAEGWRGAVAVRNLSEAGDLREAAANLFAYMQALDRSGAATIAVEPIPLDGLGEAINDRLARAAAPRDKID comes from the coding sequence TTGGCTGAGATACTTGCCGTCGGCGAGGCGATGGAACGGGCGCTGACGCTGCTCGAAGCCGGCGATGTCGTCGCAATCCCGACCGAGACCGTTTACGGGCTCGCCGGCGACGCCACCAATGGCGTCGCCGTGGCGCGTATCTTCGAGGCCAAGGGCCGGCCGCGCTTCAATCCGCTGATTGCTCATGTCGCCGACCTGGCCATGGCAAACCGCATCGCAGAATTCGATCCGCTGTCGACGAAACTGGCCAGGGCCTTCTGGCCCGGTCCGCTGACGCTGGTGCTGCCGCAACGCGCGGAAAACAACATGCATCCGCTGGTCACCGCGGGGCTGGACACCATCGCGCTGCGCATGCCGAGGGGTTTTGGCGGCGAATTGATCGCGCGGCTTGGCCGCCCGCTCGCCGCTCCCAGCGCCAACTCCTCCGGCAAGATCAGCGCCACGACGGCGCAAGCTGTGGAGGCCGATCTCGGCGGTAAGATCAAGCTGGTGGTCGACGGCGGCGCGACACCCGTCGGCCTGGAATCGACCATCGTCAAGATCGAGGACGACAAGCTGAGGCTGCTGAGGCCGGGCGGCATTGCCGCCCGTGAGATCGAAGCCATTGCCGGCGCAAAGATTGTCCGCGGCGCTGCCGGCATCCAGGCGCCCGGCATGCTCGCCTCGCATTACGCTCCGGGCGCCTCGGTGCGTCTCAATGCCGATAGGGTGGCCGGCGGCGAGGCGCTGCTGGCCTTCGGCCGCGATCGTGCCGAGGGCTGGCGCGGCGCGGTGGCAGTGCGCAATCTTTCCGAAGCGGGCGATCTGCGCGAGGCAGCCGCCAATCTGTTCGCCTATATGCAGGCGCTCGACCGCAGCGGCGCCGCTACCATCGCCGTCGAGCCGATCCCGCTCGACGGCCTGGGCGAGGCGATCAACGACCGGCTCGCCCGCGCCGCCGCCCCGCGTGACAAGATCGACTGA
- a CDS encoding DUF559 domain-containing protein has protein sequence MPKLDRFKLQSARRLRAAMTDEERRLWQHLWRIPVEGTHFRRQASVGGYYPDFISHRLKLIIEVDGFHHGADDQLRHDEVRTRWFESQGYRVVRFWNHEIKNELDSVLDTIYAAVEERKLHLHLRDGAEGNGS, from the coding sequence ATGCCGAAACTTGATCGCTTCAAGTTGCAGTCCGCGCGAAGGCTGCGCGCGGCGATGACCGACGAGGAACGCAGGTTGTGGCAGCACCTCTGGCGCATCCCAGTCGAAGGCACGCACTTTCGTCGGCAAGCATCGGTTGGTGGCTACTATCCCGACTTTATCTCACATCGGCTGAAGCTGATTATTGAGGTGGATGGCTTCCACCATGGTGCCGATGATCAGCTGCGCCATGATGAAGTTCGGACGCGGTGGTTTGAAAGCCAGGGCTACCGCGTTGTCCGTTTCTGGAACCACGAGATAAAAAACGAACTGGATTCCGTCCTCGATACAATCTATGCGGCGGTGGAAGAACGGAAATTACACCTGCATCTGCGCGACGGTGCCGAAGGTAATGGCAGCTGA
- a CDS encoding FAD-binding oxidoreductase: MNDQTDDQPFDLDPALIDRFAAIVGDKYALRDQADIAPYITERRGLWHGRTSLVLRPGSVEEVSRIMRLATETGTPVVPQSGNTGLVGAQVPDKSGRDIVLSLSRLNRIREIDILSNTVTAEAGVILQTLQDAADAADRLFPLSLAAQGSCQIGGNLSSNAGGTGVLAYGNARELCLGVEVVLPTGEVFDDLRKLKKDNTGYDLKNLFVGAEGTLGVITAAVLKLFPKPKGREVAFVGLSSARDALSLFTLAMDQAGQSLTAFELIGKRPYDFTLLHAQGVTRPLADDWPWYVLMQISSGRSEEDGRALIEEVLAAGLETGIVGDAVVAASLAQGDAFWNFREVLPECQKPEGASIKHDISVPIASIPDFIETAAGAVASVSPGARVVCFGHMGDGNLHYNISRPEGGDDEAFLGLYRPMNKAVHDVVRSFHGSISAEHGIGQLKRDELAATAPPMAIDLMRRVKAAFDPAGIMNPGKVI; the protein is encoded by the coding sequence ATGAACGATCAGACCGACGATCAGCCCTTCGACCTCGATCCCGCCCTCATCGACCGTTTTGCGGCCATCGTCGGCGACAAATATGCGCTGCGCGACCAGGCCGACATCGCTCCCTACATCACCGAGCGGCGCGGCCTGTGGCATGGCCGAACATCGCTGGTGCTCAGGCCGGGCAGCGTCGAGGAAGTGAGCCGCATCATGCGTCTGGCGACCGAGACCGGAACGCCGGTCGTGCCGCAGAGCGGCAACACCGGCCTGGTCGGCGCCCAGGTGCCGGACAAATCCGGCCGCGACATCGTGCTGTCGCTGTCGCGGCTGAACCGCATCCGCGAGATCGACATATTGTCGAACACGGTCACCGCCGAGGCTGGCGTCATCCTGCAGACGCTGCAGGATGCGGCCGACGCCGCCGACCGGCTGTTTCCGCTGTCGCTCGCGGCCCAAGGCTCCTGCCAGATCGGCGGCAATCTTTCTTCGAACGCCGGCGGCACCGGCGTGCTTGCCTATGGCAATGCGCGCGAGCTTTGCCTCGGCGTCGAAGTGGTGCTGCCGACCGGCGAAGTATTCGACGATCTGCGCAAGCTGAAGAAGGACAACACCGGCTACGATCTGAAGAACCTTTTCGTCGGCGCCGAGGGCACGCTTGGCGTCATCACCGCCGCCGTGCTCAAGCTGTTTCCCAAGCCGAAGGGCAGGGAGGTTGCCTTCGTCGGCCTGTCTTCGGCGAGAGACGCGCTGTCGCTGTTCACCCTGGCGATGGATCAGGCAGGTCAGTCGCTCACCGCTTTCGAGCTGATCGGCAAACGGCCTTACGATTTTACACTTCTGCATGCGCAGGGCGTGACGCGGCCGCTGGCCGACGACTGGCCGTGGTATGTGCTGATGCAGATTTCGTCCGGGCGCTCGGAAGAGGATGGCAGAGCGCTGATAGAGGAAGTGCTGGCGGCCGGCCTCGAGACAGGTATCGTCGGCGACGCGGTGGTCGCGGCCAGCCTGGCCCAGGGCGATGCCTTCTGGAACTTCCGCGAGGTGCTGCCAGAGTGCCAGAAGCCGGAAGGCGCTTCGATCAAGCATGACATCTCGGTGCCGATCGCCTCGATCCCGGACTTCATCGAGACGGCCGCCGGCGCCGTCGCCTCCGTCAGCCCCGGCGCGCGCGTCGTCTGCTTCGGTCACATGGGCGACGGCAATCTGCACTATAACATTTCCCGCCCCGAAGGCGGCGATGACGAAGCGTTCCTCGGTCTCTACCGCCCGATGAACAAGGCCGTGCACGACGTCGTCCGCTCCTTCCACGGCTCCATCTCGGCCGAGCATGGCATCGGCCAGCTGAAGCGCGACGAACTGGCCGCCACGGCGCCGCCGATGGCGATCGATCTGATGCGCCGGGTGAAAGCCGCCTTCGATCCGGCCGGCATCATGAATCCCGGTAAGGTTATCTAA
- the ubiA gene encoding 4-hydroxybenzoate octaprenyltransferase, which translates to METIQSKATQGRVADAPSGHWVYRVLPRWLWPYAQLARWDRPIGWQLLLWPCWWSAALAASAYPRPTDPLLTLLPAPWYLLLFFVGAVAMRGAGCTYNDIVDEDIDNQVERTRSRPLPAGKVTKRQAWAFLIIQALVGLAVLLQFNSFAIPLGIASLAIVAVYPFMKRITNWPQFVLGLAFSWGALMGWAVEFGDLDGPAIMLYIGSILWVIGYDTIYAHQDKEDDAIVGVRSTARLFGDNTKMWLVGLYGGTLVCFAIAFASAQVPMPALAGLIAAGAHMARQIVRLDINDPDQCLKLFKSNNQVGWLIFLGLIGGALWVALKPLV; encoded by the coding sequence ATGGAAACCATTCAGTCGAAAGCCACCCAGGGCCGCGTCGCGGACGCGCCGAGCGGCCATTGGGTCTACAGGGTGCTGCCGCGCTGGCTGTGGCCCTATGCGCAGCTCGCGCGCTGGGACCGGCCGATCGGCTGGCAATTGCTGCTCTGGCCCTGCTGGTGGTCGGCGGCCCTTGCGGCCAGCGCCTATCCGCGCCCGACCGATCCGCTGCTGACGCTGTTGCCGGCGCCCTGGTATCTATTGCTGTTCTTCGTCGGCGCCGTCGCCATGCGCGGCGCCGGCTGCACCTATAACGACATCGTCGACGAGGACATCGACAACCAGGTCGAGCGCACCCGCTCGCGGCCGCTGCCTGCCGGCAAGGTGACAAAGCGCCAGGCCTGGGCATTCCTGATCATCCAGGCATTGGTCGGGCTTGCGGTGCTGCTTCAATTCAACAGCTTCGCCATTCCGCTCGGCATCGCCTCGCTGGCCATCGTCGCCGTCTATCCGTTCATGAAGCGCATCACCAATTGGCCGCAATTCGTGCTGGGGCTGGCCTTCTCCTGGGGCGCGCTGATGGGCTGGGCGGTCGAGTTCGGCGATCTCGATGGGCCGGCCATCATGCTCTATATCGGCTCGATCCTGTGGGTGATCGGCTACGACACGATCTACGCGCATCAGGACAAGGAAGACGACGCCATCGTCGGCGTGCGCTCGACGGCGCGGCTGTTCGGCGACAACACCAAGATGTGGCTGGTGGGGCTCTACGGCGGCACCCTCGTCTGCTTCGCCATCGCCTTTGCTTCGGCACAGGTGCCGATGCCGGCGCTGGCCGGGCTGATCGCGGCCGGCGCGCATATGGCGCGCCAGATCGTCCGGCTCGACATCAACGATCCGGACCAGTGCCTGAAGCTGTTCAAGTCGAACAACCAGGTCGGCTGGCTGATCTTTCTGGGACTGATCGGCGGCGCGCTCTGGGTGGCGCTGAAGCCGCTGGTGTAG
- a CDS encoding ATPase, which yields MNSVHDIELTEETPAAAEGIEPASENLLDHAAAAAIEAADPSEDDEEEGDEEEADDEDEDDEDEDEDSDEEATASSDEESDDDEDEDDEDDESEDDDKEEAA from the coding sequence ATGAATTCCGTTCACGATATCGAATTGACCGAAGAAACCCCGGCCGCCGCCGAGGGTATCGAGCCCGCTTCTGAAAACCTTCTCGACCATGCCGCCGCCGCGGCCATCGAAGCCGCCGATCCGTCTGAAGACGATGAAGAGGAAGGCGACGAGGAAGAAGCCGACGACGAAGACGAGGACGACGAAGACGAAGACGAAGACTCTGATGAGGAAGCCACTGCCTCGAGCGACGAAGAGTCGGACGACGACGAGGATGAGGACGACGAGGACGACGAGTCCGAGGACGATGACAAGGAAGAAGCGGCCTGA